The following proteins come from a genomic window of Henningerozyma blattae CBS 6284 chromosome 4, complete genome:
- the SMC2 gene encoding condensin subunit SMC2 (similar to Saccharomyces cerevisiae SMC2 (YFR031C); ancestral locus Anc_7.186) yields the protein MKVEELIIDGFKSYATRTVISDWDPQFNAITGLNGSGKSNILDAICFVLGISSMTTVRASNLQDLIYKRGQAGVTKASVTIVFDNTDKSNSPIGFNTSPRISVTRQIVIGGTSKYLINGHRAPQQSVLQLFQSVQLNINNPNFLIMQGKITKVLNMKSTEILSLIEEAAGTKMFEDRKEKAQRTMTKKDGKLIENNSILKEEIEPKLNKLKNQKILFLEFQQVQTNLEKFNRIINAYHFKDLNESFIKFENNIQVQKNRVQDLKNLITSTKDELNNLNNDLLELKSKRENNSNNNDTIPSPLQSLQKEESKLLNDISRVQTNLKICLENFKENSTIEKDLKATLPNLKDQLTSKKKLFETKQNNYNQLKIELDKLKNLYSTKEELFSTLQTGISSTGTTDGGYQQQLINQKTLENDTKLSIKKYKMKIDLLNKELINNNPRLEKAKIDHEKDLNNLNIIKQNYDLLNEKLRKIGYDKHLVNKLKTDQNNVQNQIYKLTEKSDFMKKKFNNLDFNYSMPSKDFNPNSVKGVAATLFTINDNAIESASALQVCAGGRLYNVVVDNETTASQLLEKGRLRKRVTIIPLNKIASRRLNENTVNFAKQLAPGKVDLALNLIGYSDELSRAMEFIFGTSLICKDSETAKKVTFHQNIRQRSITLEGDVYDPEGTLSGGSRNNKNSLLLDIQHYNKTCNEIKILEENLRDIKIKLNEQEKIYSASKVIQNDLNLAEHKLAMAQRSVDSNQSTQLIKRNEAISLEIKSCENSITQEQNKLESIQNSIIQIEKDINEFNNDKGSKLKELQQEIKALSKKLSVKENEVENIYDSYQNDQLEIEQLSSDIQDLEEKSIKNLKKLKDVENERIQIESHLDEINHQLSETQLKLEDERKRLFQLDEEINDLTKLLKKKSDDKADYENELKQLQQEFSNYQNNSENIKANIQHILSENPWLEDKSVVESIIEENANINLKEYEAKSKELTETYNEMKRKVNPNIMSMIENVEKKETALKTMIKTIEEDKIKIQETISKLNDYKRETLLKTWEKVTKDFGNIFGDLLPNSSAKLVPSEGKDITEGLEVKVKLGNIWKESLVELSGGQRSLVALSLILALLQFRPAPMYILDEVDAALDLSHTQNIGHLIKTRFKGAQFIVVSLKEGMFTNANRVFRTRFQDGTSVVSVM from the coding sequence atgaaagttgaagaattaattatagATGGTTTTAAATCCTATGCAACAAGAACAGTCATCTCAGATTGGGACCCACAATTCAATGCCATCACTGGTTTAAATGGTTCAggtaaatcaaatattttagatgCAATATGCTTTGTTTTGGGTATATCGTCAATGACTACAGTTAGAGCCTCAAATTTACAAGATCTGATCTATAAGAGAGGCCAAGCTGGTGTCACGAAGGCAAGCGTTACCAttgtatttgataataccgataaatcaaattctCCTATTGGGTTTAACACATCACCAAGAATATCAGTGACAAGACAAATTGTTATAGGTGGTActtccaaatatttaattaatggCCATAGAGCTCCACAACAATCTgtattacaattatttcaatcagttcaattaaatattaataatccTAATTTCTTAATTATGCAGGGAAAAATTActaaagttttaaatatgaaatCCACAGAAATCCTATCACTAATTGAAGAGGCAGCTGGGACCAAAATGTTTGAAGATCGTAAAGAGAAGGCCCAGAGAACAATGACCAAAAAAGATggtaaattaattgaaaataattctatattaaaggaagaaattgaaccaaaattaaataaattgaaaaaccaaaaaattttgttcTTAGAATTTCAACAGGTTCAAacaaatttagaaaaattcaatagaattattaatgcatatcattttaaagatttaaatgaaagtttcatcaaattcgaaaataatattcaagtacaaaaaaatagggttcaagatttgaaaaacttGATCACTTCTACAAAGgatgaattgaataatcTCAATAATGATTTGCTAGAGCTGAAATCTAAGAGAGAAAacaatagcaataataatgacaCAATACCAAGCCCATTACAATCTTTACAGAAAGAAGAATCAAAACTATTGAATGATATTTCAAGAGTTCAaactaatttaaaaatatgcctggaaaattttaaagagaATTCTACgattgaaaaagatttaaaagcTACATTACCAAACCTAAAAGATCAGTTAACTTCTAAAAAGAAACTTTTtgaaacaaaacaaaataattataaccaattaaaaattgaattggataagttaaaaaatttgtattCAACAAaggaagaattattttcaacCTTACAAACTGGGATCTCTTCAACAGGTACTACAGATGGTGGTtatcaacaacaattaattaatcAAAAGACTTTAGAAAATGACACAAAATTATCcattaaaaaatacaagatgaaaattgatcttttaaataaagaattaattaataacaatCCAAGATTAGAAAAGGCAAAGATTGATCATGAGaaagatttgaataatttaaatataattaaacaaaattatgacttattaaatgaaaaattaaggaAAATTGGTTATGATAAACATCTTGTCAATAAATTAAAGACAGATCAAAATAATGTTCAAAACCAAATTTATAAACTGACAGAAAAATCAGActttatgaaaaaaaaatttaataatttagactttaattattcaatgCCATCAAAAGATTTCAATCCAAATAGTGTTAAAGGTGTTGCAGCCACACTATTTactattaatgataatgctATAGAAAGTGCCTCTGCTTTACAAGTATGTGCTGGTGGTAGGCTATATAATGTTGTCGTAGATAATGAAACTACTGCTTCACAGCTATTAGAAAAAGGGAGGTTACGTAAACGTGTCACTATCATtccattaaataaaattgcGTCTCGTAGATTGAATGAAAATACCGTAAATTTTGCAAAACAATTAGCTCCTGGTAAAGTAGATTTGGCATTGAATCTAATTGGCTACAGTGATGAATTATCAAGAGCTATGGAATTCATATTTGGTACAAGTTTAATATGTAAAGATTCCGAAACTGCAAAAAAAGTAACTTTTCATCAAAATATCCGCCAAAGATCAATTACCCTAGAAGGTGATGTATATGATCCAGAAGGAACTTTATCAGGTGGGagtagaaataataaaaattctttactATTGGATATTCAACATTACAATAAAACTTgcaatgaaataaaaatattagagGAAAATTTGagagatattaaaattaaattaaatgaacaagaaaaaatctaTTCAGCTTCAAAAGTCATCCAAAATGACCTAAATTTAGCCGAACATAAATTAGCAATGGCTCAAAGAAGTGTTGATTCAAATCAATCAACTCAacttattaaaagaaatgaaGCAATTTCTCTTGAGATCAAAAGTTGTGAAAATAGTATTACTCaagaacaaaataaattagaatcTATCCAAAACTCcattattcaaattgaaaaagatattaatgaatttaataatgacaaAGGGTCTAAATTAAAGGAATTAcaacaagaaattaaagCCTTAtcgaaaaaattatctgtaaaagaaaatgaagtagaaaatatttatgattCGTACCAAAATGATCAATTGGAAATTGAACAATTATCAAGTGATATCCAGGATTTGGAGGAAAAAtcgataaaaaatttaaaaaaattaaaagatgtaGAGAATGAGAGGATTCAAATAGAATCTCATTTGGATGAAATTAATCATCAACTATCAGAAACACAACTGAAGTTAGAAGATGAGCGTAAACGGTTATTCCaattagatgaagaaataaatgatttaactaaactattgaaaaagaagagTGATGATAAAGCAgattatgaaaatgaattaaaacaattacaacaagaattttcaaactatcaaaataattcagaaaatattaaagcaAATATTCAGCACATTTTGTCCGAAAACCCATGGCTTGAAGATAAGAGTGTAGTAGAAAGcattattgaagaaaatgcTAATATTAACTTGAAAGAATATGAAGCAAAATCAAAAGAGTTAACTGAAACTTATAATgaaatgaaaagaaaagtaaatccaaatattaTGAGTATGATAGAAAACGTTGAAAAGAAGGAAACGGCTTTGAAAACAATGATAAAAACTATCGAAGAAGATAAGATTAAAATTCAAGAGACAATATccaaattaaatgattacAAGAGAGAAACTTTACTGAAAACTTGGGAGAAAGTTACAAAGGACTTCggtaatatttttggagATTTACTACCAAATTCATCTGCTAAATTGGTTCCAAGTGAAGGCAAAGACATCACTGAGGGATTAGAAGTTAAGGTCAAATTAGGCAATATATGGAAGGAGAGTTTGGTAGAATTATCTGGTGGCCAAAGATCCTTGGTAGCCTTATCATTGATTTTAGCATTATTACAGTTTAGACCAGCTCCAATGTATATTTTAGATGAGGTTGATGCAGCATTGGATTTAAGTCACACCCAAAATATAGGTcatttaattaaaacaagGTTCAAAGGTGCACAGTTTATCGTTGTTTCCTTAAAAGAAGGTATGTTTACTAATGCAAATAGGGTATTTAGAACTAGATTTCAAGACGGTACCTCTGTAGTAAGTGTTATGTAA